TACTCCCTCTCGGGCCGCTGCGCGCCGGGTCAGCGCGGCGGCGGCCATGACATGGTGTCGGGATCCCCTGGCGAAATGCGTACGCCCCGGGGCAGACGGGTGTGACCCGTGCGCCCCGGGGACGTGACTACTTCTTCGCGTCGGAGTCGCCGTCGGTCTTCTCCGGCTCCTCGTCGGCCTTGGCCTGCGTGGCCTCGGGCTCGGCGGCCTGCTCCCGGGCCTCTTCGGGCCCGTCCTTCTTGCCGAGGTCGACGGACTTGTCGTCGGAGGCGGCGGCAGCTTCGTCGACGGGTTCGTCGGTCTCGGCGGTCTCGTCGGAGACAGCGGACTCGGTGAGGGAGGAGGCGTCGTCCGGGACGACGTCGGAGTCGGACTTCAGGTCGTGCTCGATGCCGTGGACGATGCGGTTGTACTCGTCGTCGGTCAGCACGGCGCCGATCGAGTTCTTCGCGAAGAGCAGATCCACACCCGGACCGGCGTCGAGGAGGACCGTGTCCTCGTTGACCTCCTTGACCGTCGCGTACATGCCCCCGATGGTGCGGACACCGCTGCCGGGCTGCATGTCGTTCCGCATGGCGGCGGCCTGCTGCTGCTTCTTCTTGGCCGACCGGGTCATCAGGAACATGGCCCCGATGAGCACGATGAACGGGAGGAGGGTCACAGGACTCACGGGTCGGAACTTCCTTCAAGCGACCGCGATGGTTGAGCGGCCTGATGGATGGGGGTTGTGTGCTGCCGACAACTGCGGCATCGGCGGAGTCTAAGCGAGTCCGCGCGCATGGAACAACGCTCAGCATGGCACCTGGGTTCCTGACCCGGCCAATGCCTTCGCCGTTGCTCCCGCATCGATGCCGGATCGACACCGCGCCGGTCTCGTATCCGCTTCCGGTCGGTACGGGCCCGCTGCGCGTCGGGCTCGCACCGGGTCGGCGTCGGCCCCGCGCCGGCCCGGTCCTCACGCCCCGAACAGGCCTTGTTGTCCGTTTCCCGTGCCGGCGGGGCGGGGCGGGGTGAGGCCGAGATGCGTCCAGGCGGCCGGGGTGGCCACGCGTCCGCGCGGGGTGCGGGCGAGGAGGCCTTCACGGACCAGGAAGGGTTCGGCGACCTCTTCCACGGTCTCACGCTCCTCCCCCACCGCGACGGCGAGCGTCGACAGACCGACCGGGCCGCCGCCGAACAGCTTCAGCAGGGCCTGCAGGACCGCGCGGTCCAGCCGGTCGAGGCCGCGGGCGTCGACCTCGTAGACCGCGAGGGCCGCCGAGGCGATGTCGCGGTTGATGTCGCCGTCGGCCTTGACCTGCGCGTAGTCGCGCACGCGGCGCAGCAGCCGGTTGGCGATGCGGGGCGTGCCGCGGGAGCGGCCGGCGATCTCGGCGGCGCCGTCGACGTCGATCTCCACGTCGAGGAGGTGCGCGGAGCGGTGGATGACGCGCTCCAGCTCCGCCGGCTCGTAGAACTCCATGTGCCCGGTGAAGCCGAAGCGGTCGCGCAGCGGGGGCGGCAGCAGACCCGCGCGCGTGGTGGCTCCGACCAGGGTGAAGGGGGGCAGTTCGAGGGGGATGGCGGTGGCGCCGGGGCCCTTGCCGACGATGACGTCGACGCGGAAGTCCTCCATCGCCATGTAGAGCATCTCCTCGGCGGGCCTCGACATGCGGTGGATCTCGTCGAGGAAGAGGACCTCGCCCTCCTGGAGGGAGGAGAGGATCGCGGCGAGGTCGCCGGCGTGCTGGATGGCGGGGCCGCTGGTGATGCGGATGGGGGCGCCCATCTCGGCGGCGATGATCATCGAGAGGGTGGTCTTGCCGAGGCCGGGGGCGCCGGAGAGCAGCACGTGGTCGGCGGTGGCGCCCCGCGCGCGTGCGGCGCGCAGGACGAGGTCGAGCTGTTCGCGGACCTTCTCCTGGCCGATGAACTCGCCCAGGTCCTTGGGGCGCAGGGCGGCCTCGACGGCCTGGTCCTCACGATCGGCGACAGCGCCCACCAGCCGCTCGGCGGCGGTCTCTTCGGTCGTGTCGTCCCAGTTCACAGCAACTCTCCTCGCGGTGGCGCGCCGGGCCGGTCGGCCGGCCGGGGGTCCGGGGGGCGTTCCCCGGGAGGGCACAGCAGGTGGTGTGCCTCAAGGTGCGGCGGGTCAGCGGGCCCGGTTCAGCGTCTGCAGGGCGGCCTTGAGGAGCTGCCCCACCTGGGGGACGCCCTCCGCCGCCTCCGCCTGCGGGGTCACGGCGGCCACGGCCTCGTCGGCCTCGCGGGTGGCGTAGCCCAGGCCGATCAGGGCGGCGTGCAGCTGGTCGCGCCAGCCGGAGGTGACCGCCCTGCCGATCGCGGGCGCGCCGACCGGCTCGCCGAGCCGGTCCTTCAGCTCCAGCAGGAGCTTCTGGGCGCCCTTCTTGCCGATGCCCGGGACGGCGATGAGCGCCTTCTCGTCACCGGTGGCGACGGCCCGGCGCAGCGCGTCCGGCGTGTGCACGGCGAGCATGGCCTGGGCCAGGCGCGGGCCGACCCCGCTCGCGGTCTGCAGCAGCTCGAAGACCTGGCGCTCGTCGTCGTCCACGAAGCCGTACAGGGTCAGGGAGTCCTCGCGGACGACGAGGGAGGTGGCGAGCTTGGCCTGCCGGCCCATCCGCAGTCCGGCGAGGGTGTTCGGGGTGCACTGGACGGCGATGCCGACGCCGCCCACCTCGACCACCGCGGAGTCGGGGGCGAGGGCGGCGACCGGTCCGCTCACGAAGGCGATCATCCCGTACGGCCTTTCGATGTGTGCAGGGCGACGGCCTGCTGGAGTCGGTTCTGCGCGGGGGCGCGCCAGATGTGGCAGATGGCGAGGGCGAGGGCGTCGGCGGCGTCGGCGGGCTTCGGCGGTGCGCTCAGCCGCAGCAGACGGGTGACCATCGCGCCGACCTGGGCCTTGTCGGCGCGGCCGCTGCCGGTGACGGCCGCCTTGACCTCGCTGGGCGTGTGCAGGGCGACGGGGATGCCGCGGCGGGCGGCGCACAGCATGGCGACGGCGCTGGCCTGGGCGGTTCCCATGACCGTACGGACGTTGTGCTGGCTGAACACCCGCTCCACGGCGACGCATTCGGGCCGGTGCTCGTCCAGCCACTGCTCGATGCCCTGCTCCACGGCGACGAGGCGCTGCCCCAGCTCGGCGTCCGCGGGCGTGCGGACGACGCCGACGCCGAGCATCGTGAGCGGCCGTCCGGCGACGCCCTCGACGACGCCGACTCCGCATCGGGTCAGTCCGGGGTCCACCCCCAACACACGCATACGCCCCCTCCCTTCGCTCACCTGTTTGTGCAGGCTATCGGGTGCCACCGACAACGGTCGCCAGCAACGCCCCGCAACGCGACGGGCCGACGGGAGTGTCCCGTCGGCCCGTTCGAAAGTGAGCGTCGGCTCAGGCGTCGACCTTCTCCATGACCTCGTCGCTGACGTCGAAGTTGGCGAAGACGTTCTGCACGTCGTCGCTGTCCTCGAGTGCGTCGATCAGCTTGAAGATCTTCTTCGCGCCTTCCTCGTCGAGCTCGACCTGCATGGTCGGGACGAAGTTGGCGTCGGCGGAGTCGTAGTCGATCCCGGCGTCCTGGAGGGCGGTGCGCACCGCGACCAGGTCGGTCGCCTCGGAGATGACCTCGAAGGACTCGCCGAGGTCGTTGACCTCCTCGGCGCCGGCGTCGAGCACCGCGCCCAGGACGTCGTCCTCGGCCAGCTCGCCCTTGGGCACGATCACGACGCCCTTGCGGTTGAACAGGTACGAGACGGAGCCGGGGTCGGCCATCGAGCCGCCGTTGCGGGTCATGGCGACGCGGACGTCGGAGGCGGCGCGGTTGCGGTTGTCGGTGAGGCACTCGATGAGCACCGCGACGCCGTTCGGGCCGTAGCCCTCGTACATGATCGTCTCGTAGTCGGCGCCGCCGGCCTCGAGGCCGGCTCCGCGCTTGACCGCCGAGTCGATGTTCTTGTTCGGGACCGAGCTCTTCTTGGCCTTCTGAATGGCGTCGAACAGCGTCGGGTTGCCGGACACGTCGGCGCCGCCCGTACGGGCCGCGACCTCGATGTTCTTGATCATCTTCGCGAAGAGCTTGCCGCGCTTGGCGTCGATCACGGCCTTCTTGTGCTTCGTCGTAGCCCATTTAGAGTGGCCGGACATCTGCCTGTCTCCTTCGCGTAACCCAACCCTGTACGAACTCCCCCAGATTTTAGGAGCCTGGGGGGACCCCCAGATCCTACTAGGACGCCGTCGGCCGGTTCGCGCGCACCATGTCGACGAAGAGCGAGTGCACGCGGTGGTCGCCGGTCAGCTCCGGGTGGAACGACGTGGCGAGCGCGTTGCCCTGGCGGACCGCGACGATGTGGCCGTCGTGCTCGGCGAGCACCTCGGTCCCGGCGCCCACGGACTCGACCCAGGGGGCGCGGATGAAGACGCCCTCCACAGGATCGCCCGCGATGCCCCGCACGTCGAGTGCGGCTTCGAAGGACTCGTTCTGCCGGCCGAAGGCGTTGCGGCGCACGATCATGTCGATGCCGCCGATCGTCTCCTGGCCCGAGCGCGGGTCGAGGATCTTGTCGGCGAGCATGATCAGGCCCGCGCAGGTGCCGTAGACCGGCAGTCCGGCGTGCACGCGCGCGCGCAGGGGCTCCATCACGCCGAAGAGGACGGCCAGCTTGGAGATCGTGGTGGACTCGCCGCCGGGGATGACGAGGCCGTCGATCTCGGCGAGTTCCTCGGGGCGCCGCACCGGCCTGGCCACGGCGTCGGCCGCGGCCAGGGCGATGAGGTGCTCCCGTACGTCGCCCTGGAGGGCCAGGACGCCTATGACAGGGGTGTTCACAGGTGACTACCAGCCGCGGTTGGCGTAGCGCTCGGACTCGGGGAGCGTGTCGCAGTTGATGCCGACCATGGCCTCGCCGAGGTTGCGGGACGCGTCCGCGATGATCTTCGGGTCGTCGTAGAAGGTGGTCGCCTTCACGATGGCGGCGGCGCGCTTGGCCGGGTCGCCGGACTTGAAGATGCCCGAGCCGACGAAGACGCCCTCGGCGCCGAGCTGGCGCATCAGGGCGGCGTCGGCGGGGGTGGCGACGCCACCGGCGGAGAACAGGACGACCGGGAGCTTGCCGAGCTCGGCGACCTCCTTGACGATCTCGTACGGGGCGCGCAGCTCCTTGGCGGCGGCGTACAGCTCGTTGTTGTCGTAGCCGCGCAGACGGGCGATCTCGTTCTTGATCTGGCGCAGGTGGCGGACGGCCTCGACGACGTTGCCGGTGCCGGCCTCGCCCTTGGAGCGGATCATGGCCGCGCCCTCGGCGATACGGCGCAGAGCCTCGCCCAGGTTGGTGGCGCCGCAGACGAAGGGGGTCGTGAAGGCCCACTTGTCGGAGTGGTTGACCTCGTCGGCCGGGGTGAGGACCTCGGACTCGTCGATGTAGTCGACGCCGAGGGACTGCAGGACCTGGGCCTCGACGAAGTGGCCGATGCGGGACTTGGCCATGACGGGGATCGAGACGGCCTCGATGATGCCCTCGATCATGTCCGGGTCGGACATCCGGGCCACGCCGCCGTCCTTGCGGATGTCGGCCGGGACCCGCTCCAGGGCCATGACGGCGACGGCCCCCGCGTCCTCGGCGATCTTCGCCTGCTCCGGCGTGACGACGTCCATGATCACGCCGCCCTTGAGCTGCTCGGCCATCCCGCGCTTCACGCGCGCGGTGCCGGTCTCGGGGGTCTGGTTTTCGGAGATCGTGCTGGACACGGGGTGACCTCACTCGTCGGAAAAGAGGATTTCTGCAGCACTGAGGAAACGCGAGTGGACCAGTCCACAGCAAGGGCCAATGGAAAGCCGGTGGATCCTTTTCGGCTGGCCGGAGCTAGCCGGAGCTAGTCCGGAGCTAGTCGGAATTCTCCCAGACGACCACTCCGGGACCGTCGGGCGTCAGAACGGGCACCCACGCCTCGTCGGCCTCGGAGAGGCGGGACTCGTCCAGGGCCAACGGGGAAGGGAACAGGTCGTCGCGGTTCGCGGAGCCGTACAGAGGGAACGCGACGGCGTCTCTCAGCCGTTCGAGCAGTTCCGGCGGCCAGTCCAGCCCTCGGGAACCCCAGCCCTTCAGCTCCCCGACGAAGATCCCCTTCAGGTCCTCGTCGAGGTCCCGCCCGAACACGGGCAGCAGGTACCCCTCCTGGGCGTACGGTACGCAGCCGAAGCCGCCGCCCTGCACCTCGTAGACCACGCCGGTCGGCGCGGCCACGATCACGAACACCCAGCCCTGGTCCGCACCCGAACCGTCCGGGTCGAGGAAGACGCGGCGCCGGTCGCCGGTCATCGCTTCAGGTCGCCCGGTCCGTCAGGGGCGTCGGCGGTTCGTCGTCCATCTCGAAGGCCATCGGGAACGGGGCGTGTCCGGCCAGGCGGAACCAGCGCACCTTGCGGTGTTCGCGCAGGCGGCGGGCCGCGCCCACGGCGTCGTTGTGGAAGCGCCGGGCCATGGGGACGCGTCGGACGGCCTCCCCCAGTTCGAGGGCCGCGGACTCCCCGCCGGGGACCTCGCGGACGACCTCCAGCTGGCGCGCGTCCGCGAAGACGGCCCGCAGCGCCTGGCTGAGGTCGCTCTCGGCGACCTCCCGCTGCTCCTCCTCGGCCTGCCGGGCCGCGTGCGCGGCCTCGTACAGCACGATGGAGGCGGCCGGGTCGAGGACCCCGGAGGTGGCCAGCTCCTGGGCCACCGACGCCCGCCGCAGCAGCTGTGCGTCCAGCGCGGCGCGGGCCGCGTCGATGCGGGCGTGCAGCCGGTCCAGCCGTCCCGCCGTCCAGCTCAGATAGAGGCCGACGGCGACGAGGACGACGAGGGTCCAGATCAGGGTTGCGGTCACGGGCCGCAAGGCTACCGGGGCGGCGCGGAACGTCGGCGGCGGTGGGCCGATCGCACGCCGGAGGAGTGGGCTGGGAAGACCTGGCCGCGGGGACCGGCCCCTGCCCGGCGTCGACCGGCCGCGCGCCGGGCACGGCTTCCTCGCCTACGACGGTGAGCGCGTCGACCGTGCGTCGGTTCGGGGCGGACCGCTGTCGGACACGGCCCGGGCCGCCCCGCCCGGCACTCGGCCCCGCCCCGTGACTCGGCCCCCTCGCGCAGCCCCGTCCCGTCGCGGAGTCCCCTCGCTCAGTCCCGTGCCAGACCCAACCGCGCCCGCAGGCCCGTCGATCCCCGGTCGTCGTCGGCGGCCGCCACCGCCGCCGCACCGTCGGTCACCGTCTCGTAGACCGACAGGATGTCCGCGCCGACGGTGGACCAGTCGAAGCGCCGTACGTGTGCGCTGCCCCGTTTCCGCAGCTCGGCGCGGGTCACCGGGTCGCCCAGGAGCCGTACGGCGGCCTCGGCGAGGGCGTCCGCGTCCTCGTTGGCGAACAGCTCGCCCGCCGCTCCCTGGTCGAGGACCTGGGCGAAGGCGTCCAGGTCGGAGGCGAGCACGGGCGCGCCGGCCGACATGGCCTCGACGAGGATGATGCCGAAGCTCTCGCCGCCGGTGTTGGGAGCGACGTACAGGTCGACGCTGCGCAGGAAGCGCGCCTTGTCCTCGTCGCTGATCATGCCGAGGAACTCCACGCGCGCGCGCAGTTCCTTCGGCAGGTTCTCCACGGCCTCCTTCTCGTCGCCCCGCCCGGCGACCAGCAGCCGGGCCTTCGGGCGCTCGGCGAAGATCTTCGGCAGGGCCCGCATCAGCACCGGCAGGCCCTTGCGGGGCTCGTCGATGCGGCCGACGAAGCCGATCGTGTCGCCCTGCCACTCCGGCTTGGGCTCGGCCCGCGCGAAGAAGTCGACGTCGACGCCGTTGGGGATCACGACCGCGTCCCCGCCGAGGTGCTCCACCAGCGTGCGGCGGGCGTACTCGCTCACCGCGATCCGGGCGCTGATCTTCTCCAGGGCGGCCTGCAGGATCGAGTACGCGGCGATCATCGCCCGCGAGCGCGGGTTGGACGTGTGGAACGTGGCCACGATCGGGCCCTGGGCCGCCCAGCAGGTCAGCAGGCCCAGCGACGGCGAGGTCGGCTCATGGATGTGGACGACGTCGAACGCTCCGTCGTGCAGCCAGCGCCGCACCCGCGCGGCGGACAGGAAGCCGAAGTTCAGCCGGGCCACCGAGCCGTTGTACGGCACCGGGACCGCGCGGCCGGCCGAGACGACGTACGGCGGCAGTGGCGTGTCGTCGTCGGCGGGGGCGAGGACGGACACCTCGTGGCCGAGCCGGATGAAGTACTCGGCGAGGTCGCGGATGTGGAACTGGACGCCGCCCGGGACGTCCCAGGAGTACGGGCAGACGATGCCGATCCTCACGCGCGCGCCCCGTCCGACGGGCGGGGTTCCAGGTCCGCGAGCCACAAACGCTGGAGCATGTGCCAGTCCTCCGGGTGGTCGGCGATGCCGGCGGCGAAGACGTCTGCCAGCGCCTGTGTCATGAAGGACGTCTTCTCGGCCCGCGTACCTGCCTCGGGTACCTCGATCGGGGGATGGATACGGCCCTGCATGATGGGCGAGTCGTCGTACCAGAGCGTGACGGGGAGCAGCAGCGCGCCGGTCTGCTGGGCGAGCAGGGCCGGTCCGGCGGGCATCCGGGTCGTGTCGCCGAAGAAGTCCACCTCGACGCCCGAGGCGGACAGGTCGCGCTCGGCGACCAGGCAGACCAGTCCGCCGTCGCGCAGCCTGCGGGCCAGCGTGGCGAAGGCGGTGCCGCCGCTGTGCGGCAGGACCTCCATGCCGAGGCCCTCGCGGTAGGCGACGAAACGGTCGTAGAGGGACTCCGGCTTGAGGCGTTCGGCGACCGTCGTGAACGGCGTCTGGAGCTTGGTGGTGACCCAGGCGCCCGCCAGGTCCCAGTTGGCCATGTGCGGCAGCGCGAGGACGACGCCCCGGTCGGAGGCGATGCCGTCGATCAGGTGGTGCGCGCCCTTGCAGTCGAAGCCGTGGCGGACGCGCTCGGCGCTCCAGGCGGGCAGCCGGAAGGACTCCATCCAGTAGCGCAGGTAGGAGCGCATGCCCGCGCGCGAGAGCTCGGCCAGCCGCTGCGGGCTCGCGTCCGGCACCACGCGCGCGTAGTTGCTCTCCAGCCGCCGTACGCCCTTGCCGCGCCGCTTCCAGGCGAGGTCGGCGACGGTGTTGCCGAGACGGACGGCGACGGGCTCGGGGAGTTTCTTGACGGTGCTCCAGCCGACGCCGTACAGCGCGTCGGCCAGCCGCTCCTGGGCGCTCACTTCGCGGCCTCGCTCCCCTGGGCCTCCTGCTGGGCCGCGGCCGCCTCCGCCTCGGCCGACTCGCGCCGGACGGTGACGACGCGCTGGATCAGGGTGACCAGGCTGCCGACGGCGACGATCCACAGGGCGATGGGCAGCAGCACCTGGATGCCCGGCACGCCGAACGTGTGCAGTCCCGCGAGTCCGGCCGCGACCAGCGAGATCACCAGCCGCTCGGCCCGCTCGACGAGCCCGTTGACGGCGACCGGCAGTCCGATCGACTCACCGCGCGCCTTGGTGTACGAGACCACCTGGCCGCTGGTCAGGCAGAAGATCGAGACGGCGCACAGGACGTTGTCGTCGCCGTTGCCCGCGTACCAGAGGGCGAAGCCGCCGAAGATCGCGCCGTCGGCGACCCGGTCGAGGGTGGAGTCCAGGAAGGCGCCCCAGCGGCTGGAGCGGCCGAGCTGGCGGGCCATGTTGCCGTCGACGAGGTCGGAGAACACGAACAGAGTGATGACGATCGTGCCCCAGAAGAACTCGCCCCGGGGGTAGAAGACCAGCGCGCCCGCGATCACACCGGCGGTGCCGAGGAGCGTGACCGTGTCGGGACTGACGCCCCTGCGGATGAGAAACGCGGCGAACGGTGTGAGGACACGCGTGAAGAATGCACGCGCGTACTTGTTCAGCATGGCCTTCCCGAGGGTTCGGTGTGGCCGCGCGGCCCCTGCTGGCCACCGGCTGGCCCATCGTAGCCACGCGCGCGTGTGTGCGACGGTCGGGCACCCGCACCCCCGTGTCACGTCCTGACGGCATCCGGGTCACGGGCGGGTCGCGTCCGGGTCGCGTCCGTCGGCCTCCGCGGCCGTCCCGTCGGCCTCCGCTGCCGTCGCTTGTCGTCGTCTCGTCGGCCTCTGCTGCCGTCGTCCGTCGTCGTCTCGTCGGCCCCTGCTCCCGTCG
This window of the Streptomyces sp. NBC_01275 genome carries:
- the yajC gene encoding preprotein translocase subunit YajC — translated: MSPVTLLPFIVLIGAMFLMTRSAKKKQQQAAAMRNDMQPGSGVRTIGGMYATVKEVNEDTVLLDAGPGVDLLFAKNSIGAVLTDDEYNRIVHGIEHDLKSDSDVVPDDASSLTESAVSDETAETDEPVDEAAAASDDKSVDLGKKDGPEEAREQAAEPEATQAKADEEPEKTDGDSDAKK
- the ruvB gene encoding Holliday junction branch migration DNA helicase RuvB — its product is MNWDDTTEETAAERLVGAVADREDQAVEAALRPKDLGEFIGQEKVREQLDLVLRAARARGATADHVLLSGAPGLGKTTLSMIIAAEMGAPIRITSGPAIQHAGDLAAILSSLQEGEVLFLDEIHRMSRPAEEMLYMAMEDFRVDVIVGKGPGATAIPLELPPFTLVGATTRAGLLPPPLRDRFGFTGHMEFYEPAELERVIHRSAHLLDVEIDVDGAAEIAGRSRGTPRIANRLLRRVRDYAQVKADGDINRDIASAALAVYEVDARGLDRLDRAVLQALLKLFGGGPVGLSTLAVAVGEERETVEEVAEPFLVREGLLARTPRGRVATPAAWTHLGLTPPRPAGTGNGQQGLFGA
- the ruvA gene encoding Holliday junction branch migration protein RuvA: MIAFVSGPVAALAPDSAVVEVGGVGIAVQCTPNTLAGLRMGRQAKLATSLVVREDSLTLYGFVDDDERQVFELLQTASGVGPRLAQAMLAVHTPDALRRAVATGDEKALIAVPGIGKKGAQKLLLELKDRLGEPVGAPAIGRAVTSGWRDQLHAALIGLGYATREADEAVAAVTPQAEAAEGVPQVGQLLKAALQTLNRAR
- the ruvC gene encoding crossover junction endodeoxyribonuclease RuvC, whose translation is MRVLGVDPGLTRCGVGVVEGVAGRPLTMLGVGVVRTPADAELGQRLVAVEQGIEQWLDEHRPECVAVERVFSQHNVRTVMGTAQASAVAMLCAARRGIPVALHTPSEVKAAVTGSGRADKAQVGAMVTRLLRLSAPPKPADAADALALAICHIWRAPAQNRLQQAVALHTSKGRTG
- a CDS encoding YebC/PmpR family DNA-binding transcriptional regulator, with product MSGHSKWATTKHKKAVIDAKRGKLFAKMIKNIEVAARTGGADVSGNPTLFDAIQKAKKSSVPNKNIDSAVKRGAGLEAGGADYETIMYEGYGPNGVAVLIECLTDNRNRAASDVRVAMTRNGGSMADPGSVSYLFNRKGVVIVPKGELAEDDVLGAVLDAGAEEVNDLGESFEVISEATDLVAVRTALQDAGIDYDSADANFVPTMQVELDEEGAKKIFKLIDALEDSDDVQNVFANFDVSDEVMEKVDA
- the pdxT gene encoding pyridoxal 5'-phosphate synthase glutaminase subunit PdxT, with protein sequence MNTPVIGVLALQGDVREHLIALAAADAVARPVRRPEELAEIDGLVIPGGESTTISKLAVLFGVMEPLRARVHAGLPVYGTCAGLIMLADKILDPRSGQETIGGIDMIVRRNAFGRQNESFEAALDVRGIAGDPVEGVFIRAPWVESVGAGTEVLAEHDGHIVAVRQGNALATSFHPELTGDHRVHSLFVDMVRANRPTAS
- the pdxS gene encoding pyridoxal 5'-phosphate synthase lyase subunit PdxS, with product MSSTISENQTPETGTARVKRGMAEQLKGGVIMDVVTPEQAKIAEDAGAVAVMALERVPADIRKDGGVARMSDPDMIEGIIEAVSIPVMAKSRIGHFVEAQVLQSLGVDYIDESEVLTPADEVNHSDKWAFTTPFVCGATNLGEALRRIAEGAAMIRSKGEAGTGNVVEAVRHLRQIKNEIARLRGYDNNELYAAAKELRAPYEIVKEVAELGKLPVVLFSAGGVATPADAALMRQLGAEGVFVGSGIFKSGDPAKRAAAIVKATTFYDDPKIIADASRNLGEAMVGINCDTLPESERYANRGW
- a CDS encoding DUF6210 family protein, producing the protein MTGDRRRVFLDPDGSGADQGWVFVIVAAPTGVVYEVQGGGFGCVPYAQEGYLLPVFGRDLDEDLKGIFVGELKGWGSRGLDWPPELLERLRDAVAFPLYGSANRDDLFPSPLALDESRLSEADEAWVPVLTPDGPGVVVWENSD
- a CDS encoding glycosyltransferase family 4 protein → MRIGIVCPYSWDVPGGVQFHIRDLAEYFIRLGHEVSVLAPADDDTPLPPYVVSAGRAVPVPYNGSVARLNFGFLSAARVRRWLHDGAFDVVHIHEPTSPSLGLLTCWAAQGPIVATFHTSNPRSRAMIAAYSILQAALEKISARIAVSEYARRTLVEHLGGDAVVIPNGVDVDFFARAEPKPEWQGDTIGFVGRIDEPRKGLPVLMRALPKIFAERPKARLLVAGRGDEKEAVENLPKELRARVEFLGMISDEDKARFLRSVDLYVAPNTGGESFGIILVEAMSAGAPVLASDLDAFAQVLDQGAAGELFANEDADALAEAAVRLLGDPVTRAELRKRGSAHVRRFDWSTVGADILSVYETVTDGAAAVAAADDDRGSTGLRARLGLARD
- a CDS encoding phosphatidylinositol mannoside acyltransferase gives rise to the protein MSAQERLADALYGVGWSTVKKLPEPVAVRLGNTVADLAWKRRGKGVRRLESNYARVVPDASPQRLAELSRAGMRSYLRYWMESFRLPAWSAERVRHGFDCKGAHHLIDGIASDRGVVLALPHMANWDLAGAWVTTKLQTPFTTVAERLKPESLYDRFVAYREGLGMEVLPHSGGTAFATLARRLRDGGLVCLVAERDLSASGVEVDFFGDTTRMPAGPALLAQQTGALLLPVTLWYDDSPIMQGRIHPPIEVPEAGTRAEKTSFMTQALADVFAAGIADHPEDWHMLQRLWLADLEPRPSDGARA